One Candidatus Marsarchaeota archaeon DNA segment encodes these proteins:
- a CDS encoding alanine--tRNA ligase: MISTSELKKKYIEFFQKHGHKVIDSASLIPENDPSALFVMAGMQPLAPFLAGEPHPSGRRICSIQKCIRTVDIDDVGDLWHLSFFEMMGNWSLGDYFKDEAIKMSFEFLTEQLGIPAEQISVTCFAGDDDAPRDDESARIWESLGMPKNRIHFLGKQDNWWGPVGETGPCGPDTEMFYHVQEIQEKNTEDFLKLTGNGAFCEIWNDVLMQYNKTKDGKFEPLSQKNVDTGMGVERTIAALNGFDSVYECDTLAPILGKVLSLSKPGIERTNRSARIITDHIRAAVMILGEDKHIVPSNVEQGYILRRFIRRSIRHARGLGLTGKFCSEVAKVVIDVMGEYYPELKRNSGHILAELDKEEDKFSAALGNGTAHLESILDKLAKSSQKELSAKDAFDLFQSFGFPLEITAEICTERGFKVDREGFNALMREHQELSRKGAEQKFKGGLADNSAETTKLHTATHLLNEALRKVVDPSIHQMGSNITAERLRFDFNYDKKLTDEQIKKVEDWVNNVIKAGADVSFRTMSVDEAKRLGAQGVFESRYESTVKVYTIAKDGTVYSIEICGGPHVKNTRELGHFRIIKQEAVAAGIRRIKAVVEQK, from the coding sequence ATGATTTCAACTTCTGAGCTGAAGAAGAAGTATATTGAGTTTTTCCAGAAGCATGGCCACAAGGTGATTGATAGCGCATCGCTCATACCGGAGAACGATCCGAGCGCGCTTTTCGTAATGGCAGGAATGCAGCCTCTCGCCCCGTTCCTGGCAGGCGAGCCGCATCCTTCCGGCAGGCGCATTTGCAGCATACAGAAATGCATACGCACCGTGGACATAGATGATGTGGGCGATTTGTGGCATCTCAGCTTCTTCGAAATGATGGGGAACTGGTCGCTGGGCGACTATTTCAAGGACGAAGCCATAAAGATGAGCTTCGAGTTCCTCACCGAGCAGCTCGGCATACCTGCAGAGCAGATAAGCGTTACATGCTTTGCAGGTGATGATGATGCACCGCGCGATGATGAATCCGCACGCATCTGGGAAAGCCTGGGCATGCCAAAAAACAGGATACACTTCCTCGGGAAACAGGACAACTGGTGGGGGCCTGTTGGGGAGACAGGGCCGTGCGGCCCAGACACTGAGATGTTCTACCATGTGCAGGAGATCCAAGAGAAAAACACAGAAGACTTTTTGAAGCTCACGGGCAACGGAGCGTTCTGCGAGATATGGAACGACGTGCTGATGCAGTACAACAAGACAAAGGATGGAAAATTCGAGCCGCTGTCACAGAAAAACGTCGATACAGGCATGGGTGTAGAACGCACGATCGCCGCGCTCAACGGCTTTGATAGCGTGTACGAATGCGACACGCTCGCGCCCATCCTTGGCAAGGTGCTGTCGCTGTCAAAACCAGGCATTGAAAGGACCAACCGCAGCGCGCGCATAATTACCGATCATATTCGCGCCGCGGTAATGATTCTAGGCGAAGACAAGCACATCGTGCCGAGCAACGTGGAGCAGGGATACATACTGCGCCGTTTCATAAGGAGGAGCATCAGGCATGCGAGGGGGCTCGGCCTCACTGGAAAGTTCTGCTCTGAGGTGGCCAAGGTAGTGATAGATGTTATGGGCGAGTACTATCCAGAACTCAAACGAAACAGCGGGCATATACTTGCCGAGCTCGATAAGGAAGAGGACAAGTTCTCTGCCGCGCTTGGGAACGGTACCGCGCATCTCGAAAGCATACTTGACAAGCTCGCCAAATCCAGCCAGAAGGAACTGAGCGCCAAGGATGCATTTGATTTATTCCAATCATTCGGGTTCCCACTTGAGATAACGGCAGAGATATGCACTGAGAGGGGCTTTAAGGTCGATCGCGAGGGCTTCAACGCGCTTATGAGGGAGCATCAGGAGCTCTCTCGGAAGGGGGCAGAGCAGAAATTCAAGGGCGGACTCGCGGACAACAGTGCCGAGACAACGAAGCTCCACACAGCAACGCACCTCCTCAACGAGGCGCTTAGGAAGGTCGTAGACCCTTCGATACACCAGATGGGATCGAACATCACTGCTGAAAGGCTCAGGTTCGACTTCAACTATGACAAGAAGCTCACCGACGAGCAGATAAAAAAGGTAGAGGACTGGGTCAATAACGTGATAAAGGCCGGTGCAGACGTCTCGTTCCGCACGATGAGCGTTGATGAGGCGAAGAGGCTCGGAGCGCAGGGAGTGTTCGAAAGCAGGTACGAGAGCACGGTAAAGGTCTATACGATCGCGAAAGACGGCACCGTTTACTCAATAGAGATCTGCGGCGGGCCGCATGTTAAGAACACGCGCGAGCTCGGCCATTTCAGGATAATCAAGCAGGAGGCTGTCGCTGCGGGAATCAGGCGCATCAAGGCAGTCGTGGAACAGAAATGA
- a CDS encoding exonuclease V, with the protein MLERLHKTSIRATDIASQYWCELKMELGYTVGEKVTAEMRKGRSMHEELENEVNEPLPLEPKSYADYLYKMLYTNSMALDSLHKNRRTREVQVYGSVNGYKLVGKIDELLVHDDGIMVSEDKTKSERSQFSEPQIRPHRVQVMLYRKMLQDLRDGLYTSENFCRSYGVDRLSLTDEFTRQLDAIGVAKDARSIRHASNEFFEKCTKLGRLSNTVQLHYIDQFSGKTLKTMRLQYTEQEFNDITAFAMKYWTGERKAVPVPFEEKWKCDYCIFFGKQCKVWWPQKKLDS; encoded by the coding sequence GTGCTTGAGAGACTGCACAAGACGAGCATACGCGCGACGGACATAGCCTCGCAGTACTGGTGCGAGCTCAAGATGGAGCTCGGCTACACCGTAGGCGAGAAGGTCACGGCCGAGATGCGGAAGGGGCGCAGCATGCACGAAGAGCTCGAGAACGAGGTGAACGAGCCCCTGCCTTTGGAGCCGAAGAGCTATGCAGATTATCTGTACAAGATGCTCTATACGAACAGCATGGCGCTCGATTCCCTGCACAAGAACAGGCGCACGCGCGAGGTGCAGGTCTACGGCTCGGTCAACGGCTACAAGCTAGTAGGCAAGATAGACGAGCTGCTCGTTCATGATGATGGGATAATGGTGAGCGAGGACAAGACCAAGTCCGAGAGGAGCCAGTTCTCCGAACCCCAGATAAGGCCGCACAGGGTGCAGGTCATGCTCTACAGGAAGATGCTGCAGGACCTGCGCGACGGCCTCTACACTTCAGAGAATTTCTGCAGGAGCTATGGAGTAGACAGGCTCTCTCTGACCGACGAGTTTACCAGGCAGCTGGATGCAATCGGCGTGGCCAAAGATGCGAGGAGCATAAGGCATGCCTCCAATGAGTTCTTCGAGAAGTGCACGAAGCTGGGCAGGCTGAGCAACACGGTGCAATTGCACTACATAGACCAGTTCAGCGGAAAGACGCTGAAAACCATGAGGCTGCAGTATACAGAGCAGGAATTCAATGATATAACGGCCTTTGCGATGAAGTACTGGACTGGGGAACGCAAGGCCGTGCCTGTACCTTTCGAAGAGAAATGGAAGTGCGACTACTGCATCTTCTTCGGCAAGCAGTGCAAGGTGTGGTGGCCGCAGAAGAAGCTTGATTCGTGA
- a CDS encoding DedA family protein — translation MVSYIILGIISSLFSNAYATIQTLMSHYGLLAVFGLMLLESSSIPVPSEVILPLAGIFVANGTLRFVPAYIAALLGSLAGIAIDYYIGYFLGKDVVYRHLRFFHVTQERLDAFDAWFARNGLAAVFLSRLVPVIRTIMSFPAGFARMEPKRFFGYSVAGAAIYDAVLLIFGMKALSTNNAVITLTAVGIFAIALYIVYKFALKHISK, via the coding sequence ATGGTTAGTTACATAATCTTAGGCATAATTTCTTCCCTCTTCAGCAACGCCTACGCCACAATACAAACGCTCATGTCGCATTACGGCCTGCTTGCGGTCTTCGGGCTGATGCTCCTCGAGAGCTCCTCGATTCCCGTGCCGAGCGAGGTGATACTCCCGCTCGCTGGGATATTCGTGGCGAACGGCACGTTGCGTTTCGTGCCTGCATACATTGCGGCGCTGCTTGGCAGCCTTGCAGGCATAGCGATAGACTATTACATAGGCTACTTCCTGGGCAAGGATGTAGTTTACAGGCACCTCAGGTTCTTCCACGTGACGCAGGAAAGGCTGGATGCCTTCGACGCATGGTTCGCACGCAACGGCCTCGCGGCCGTGTTCCTCTCAAGGCTCGTGCCCGTCATAAGGACGATAATGAGCTTCCCGGCGGGCTTTGCACGGATGGAGCCGAAGAGGTTCTTCGGGTATTCGGTTGCAGGCGCGGCGATATACGATGCCGTGCTCCTGATTTTCGGGATGAAGGCGCTCTCAACCAACAACGCAGTGATAACGCTAACAGCAGTTGGCATATTCGCGATAGCACTATATATCGTGTATAAATTCGCGCTGAAACACATTAGCAAGTAG
- a CDS encoding mRNA surveillance protein pelota has product MRIIKFYENDGTLKVKVDRLEDLWTIQRVIFPGDLVKSQSLRRFKSSESDVGELKEVVVRLRTEKTELDKNAERLRVMGKIVEGKPMDYIRLNSYHTLNVAPGDTIEITKPRWPSYMLEVVRDSVSDMKKPRLGIIVADDEKAQPAYLLGYGIEFKKEIYSGLSKKMTPKDFAEQEKKYFKAISDAIEEMKVDTVILAGPGFTKDDVKKYMDENGITKRLTKRLMLEQASTPERSGVYELIKGERVAEILEKERIRDEFLLMEKFLQGLDSKSSRYGANNVMEAIGAYEASTVLVNDSVLGASEVQEALAAAEEKKLTIKVFNSDDEVGQQLHSFKDIASIV; this is encoded by the coding sequence ATGCGCATCATAAAGTTCTACGAGAACGACGGGACGCTTAAGGTCAAGGTCGACAGGCTGGAAGACCTATGGACCATACAGCGCGTCATATTTCCCGGAGATCTCGTGAAGTCGCAGAGCCTGCGCCGCTTCAAGTCCAGCGAAAGCGATGTTGGCGAGCTCAAGGAAGTGGTGGTGCGCCTGCGCACCGAGAAGACCGAGCTGGACAAGAACGCGGAGCGCCTTAGGGTGATGGGCAAGATAGTGGAGGGCAAGCCCATGGACTACATAAGGCTCAATAGCTACCACACCCTCAACGTGGCGCCCGGTGACACGATAGAGATCACAAAGCCGAGATGGCCCAGTTACATGCTGGAAGTGGTGCGCGACTCTGTATCGGACATGAAAAAGCCGAGGCTCGGCATAATAGTGGCAGATGACGAGAAGGCCCAGCCCGCATATCTGCTCGGCTACGGCATAGAGTTCAAGAAGGAGATATACAGCGGCCTGAGCAAGAAGATGACGCCCAAGGACTTCGCCGAGCAGGAGAAGAAGTACTTCAAGGCAATATCTGATGCCATAGAAGAGATGAAAGTAGACACGGTGATACTCGCAGGGCCGGGCTTCACCAAGGACGACGTCAAGAAGTACATGGACGAGAATGGCATAACAAAAAGGCTCACCAAGCGGCTAATGCTAGAGCAAGCGAGCACCCCGGAGCGTTCCGGCGTCTACGAGCTCATAAAGGGCGAGCGCGTGGCGGAGATACTGGAGAAGGAGCGCATACGCGATGAATTCCTGCTCATGGAGAAATTTCTGCAGGGCCTGGACAGCAAATCATCGCGCTATGGAGCGAATAACGTAATGGAGGCGATAGGCGCGTATGAAGCCTCGACAGTCCTCGTGAACGACAGTGTGCTGGGCGCCAGCGAAGTGCAGGAGGCGCTGGCCGCTGCCGAGGAGAAGAAGTTAACCATAAAAGTCTTCAACTCTGACGACGAGGTGGGCCAGCAGCTCCATTCCTTCAAGGACATAGCGTCTATCGTGTGA